In Plasmodium cynomolgi strain B DNA, scaffold: 0873, whole genome shotgun sequence, one DNA window encodes the following:
- a CDS encoding hypothetical protein (putative), with protein sequence AKLCGRYFSEAFNKVRTTFTHYNKYIDQIKSIEDPILRHVALYLVDNFEDYKKYLSEDATRKNNIDCEVLNRWLDQRKSFYTYGSKCQGNLKLWNETIEKLWDTLNEKQEDNKYCERQELYAGNAYIPEQFLPLTCYKYVPEKHDCTPPLDIFRINPLALSRNCNAINKQCSKCKKKNHLSEYIPSEEYTFPVTYPYNGNYNAYSSPERQISCRECPSKIIIIPLSICITFFGTLFILYLLYKVI encoded by the coding sequence GCAAAACTATGTGGTCGATATTTCTCTGAAGCATTTAATAAGGTTCGAACGACATTCACccattataataaatatatagatCAAATTAAAAGCATTGAAGATCCTATTTTAAGACATGTTGCCTTATATCTTGTAGATAATTTTGAagattacaaaaaatatttaagtgAAGATGCaaccagaaaaaataatattgattGCGAAGTGTTGAATAGATGGCTAGACCAAAGGAAAAGTTTCTACACATATGGAAGTAAATGTCAAGGAAATCTAAAATTATGGAACGAAacaattgaaaaattatgggATACGTTGAATGAAAAGCAAGAAGATAATAAGTATTGTGAGAGGCAGGAATTATACGCTGGAAATGCCTATATTCCTGAACAGTTCCTTCCTCTTACGTGTTACAAATATGTTCCTGAAAAACATGATTGTACTCCACCTTTAGATATATTCAGAATAAATCCACTGGCATTATCTAGAAACTGCAATGCAATTAATAAACAGTGTtctaaatgtaaaaaaaaaaatcatcttTCAGAATATATCCCTTCTGAAGAATATACTTTTCCTGTAACATATCCTTACAATGGCAACTATAATGCGTATTCTTCACCAGAACGACAAATATCGTGTAGAGAATGTCCttctaaaataattataatccCTCTTTCAATatgtattacattttttggaactctctttattctttatttattatataaagtaatttaa